The Populus trichocarpa isolate Nisqually-1 chromosome 2, P.trichocarpa_v4.1, whole genome shotgun sequence genome has a window encoding:
- the LOC7467224 gene encoding protein SABRE isoform X1 yields MAASPVKFLFGFLSLSVTLWLLFIFASRLMAWILSRILGASVGFRVGGWKCLRDVVVKFRKGPVESISVGEVRLSIRQSLVKLGVGFISRDPKLQVLICDLEIVMRPSSRGTQKTKTQRPRPRTSGRGKWMVLANVARFLSVSVTDLAVKTPKATIDVKELRLDISKDGGSKPNLYVKLNISPVLIHMGEPRIISDQMPNFNNGGCISSGEVAFGNMDRSSAAFFCEELSLSCEFNHDREVGVIIQNVDINSGEVTVNLNEELLSRKKSSSDAFAHTDKELVADSSVSKNQQNKQSKLVAITKYASMFPEKVFFTLPKLDVRFVHQEHDLVVENNIMGIQLRSIKSRSAEDVGESTLIEVQMDFSEIHLLREAGTSVLEILKVDVVSSVYIPIQPISPVRAEVDVKLGGTQCNIIMSRLKPWLRLHHSKKKKMVLREETSTPVRSPTTESKVIMWTCTVSAPEMTIVLYSINGLPLYQGCSQSSHVFANNISSMGTAVHMELGELNLHMADEYQECLKESPFGMESNSGALMHIAKVSLDWGKKDIESSEEDGSRCKLVLNVDVTGMGIYLNFKRVESLITTGISFQALLKSLSASGKRTAQSRGGRSSKPSGKGTRFLKFNLERCSVNFCGDTSLENTVVLDPKRVNYGSQGGQVIISVLDDGTPRTASIMSSVSDECKKLKYSVSLDIFHFTLCMNKEKQSTEMELERARSMYQEYLEERSLDTKVTVFDMQNAKFVQRSGGLKGIAICSLFSATDIKVRWEPDVHLSLIELVLQLRLLVHHQKLQVYGNESKEDASNMKDTDQKKEAPSAPEHLDKHKKRESIFAVDVEMLTISGEVGDGVEAVVQVQSIFSENACIGLLLEGLLLSFNGSRVLKSSRMQISRIPSTPSSLSDAKIPASVTWDWVIQGLDVHICLPYRLQLRAIDDSIEDMWRGLKLITAAKTALIFPMKKETSKPKRSSSAKFGSVKFFIRKLTADIEEEPMQGWLDEHYQLMKNEASELAVRLKFFDEFISKASHCPKVAETVDSSQERKVMYNGVEIDLQNPSNIQELREGIYKQSFRSYYNACQKLVTSEGSGACVEGFQTGFKPSTARISLLSISATELEVSLTRIDGGDAGMIEVLKKLDPVCCENDIPFSRLYGSNIFLRTGNLAVQLRNYTFPLFAATSGKCEGCVVLAQQATSFQPQIYQDVFIGRWRKVRMLRSASGTTPPVKSYFDLPLHFQKGEVSFGVGYEPSFADVSYAFMVALRRANLSVRNSDAPQVQPPKKERSLPWWDDMRNYIHGNITLFFSETRWHVLATTDPYEKLDQLQFVSGLMKIQQSDGRVYVSAQDFKILISSLEKLASGCGLKLPSGASGALLEAPVFTLEVTMDWECDSGTPLNHYLYALPIEGKPREKVFDPFRSTSLSLRWNFSFRPSPPSCESQLPSSSSVDSKVVNGTVYDLPYKPENVSTVSPTLNIGAHDLAWLIKFWNMNYLPPHKLRSFSRWPRFGIARAIRSGNLSLDKVMTEFFLRIDATPTCIKHMPLDVDDPAKGLTFNMTKMKYELCYSRGKQMFTFECKRDPLDLVYQGLDLYMPKAILDKVDSNSVPKAVQMTRNNSQSSAVNRIPSEKRNNMGGCTEKHRDDGFLLSCDYFTIRRQSRKADADRLSAWQEAGRRNLEMTYVRSEFENGSESDDHTRSDPSDDDGYNVVIADNCQQVFVYGLKLLWTIENRDAVWSWVGGISKAFEPPKPSPSRQNARKLHEENQLDPKSEVLQDDISNLPSISHKVDTPSHHVETSGTLSSPSHSAKVKNSSFPSIVTNGSIDDSEEEGTRHFMVNVMEPQFNLHSEEANGRFLLAAVSGRVLARSFNSILHVGYEIIEQGMVNGNVQQIPEHVPEMTWKRMEFSVMLEHVQAHVAPTDVDPGAGLQWLPKILRSSPKVKRTGALLERVFMPCDMYFRYTRHKGGTPDLKVKPLKELTFNSHNIMATMTSRQFQVMLDVLTNLLFARLPKPRKSSLSYPAEDDGDVEEEADEVVPDGVEEVELAKINLEQKEREHKLILNDIRKLSLFSDTSGDPLSRKEADLWMVTGGRYSLVQGLKRELVSAKKSRKEASVSLRMALQKAAQLRLMEKEKNKSPSYAMRISLKINKVVWSMLVDGKTFAEAEINDMIFDFDRDYKDVGVALFTTKYFVVRNCLSNAKCDMVLSPWNAPTDWGKEVMLRVDAKQGAPRDGNSRIELFQVKIFPLKIYLTETMYKMMWEYFFPEEEQDSQRRQEVWKVSTTAGAKRVKKGPSSHEASSSCSHTTKESDVPSKVIGSSAPELRRTSSFDRTWEETVAESVATELVLQAHSSGISSSKSEPFDSIEQPDESSRSKSKESKPVKSGRSSHEEKKVGKTNEEKRSRPRKVMEFNNIKISQVELQLTYESSRFNLHELKLLMDTFHRVEFTGTWRRLFSRVKKHVVWGTLKSVTGMQGKKFKDKAHGQRDPNVASVPDSDLNFSDNDDGLAVQSDQYPNWLKRPTDGAGDGFVTSIRGLFNTQRRKAKAFVLRTMRGEAENDFHGEWSESDAEFSPFARQLTITKAKRLIKRHTKKFRSRGQKASSSQQRESLPSSPRESTPFESDSYSDSSPYEDFHE; encoded by the exons ATGGCAGCTTCGCCTGTCAAGTTTCTCTTCGGTTTCTTGTCGCTTTCCGTCACTTTGTGGTTGCTCTTCAT TTTTGCTTCTAGGTTGATGGCTTGGATTTTGAGCCGGATCTTGGGGGCATCTGTTGGATTTCGAGTTGGGGGATGGAAATGTTTGAGGGATGTTGTGGTGAAGTTTAGAAAG GGTCCTGTTGAGTCTATATCAGTTGGTGAGGTTAGACTTAGCATACGTCAGTCTTTGGTCAAACTCGGGGTGGGTTTCATTTCCAGGGATCCCAAGCTACAAGTATTAATATGTGACCTGGAGATTGTAATGAGGCCTTCTAGTAGAGGCacacagaaaacaaaaactcagAGACCCCGACCGCGCACTTCAGGCAGGGGAAAATGGATGGTCTTAGCTAACGTCGCAAGATTTTTGTCAGTTTCTGTGACAGATTTGGCTGTGAAG ACACCCAAAGCTACAATTGATGTCAAGGAACTGAGATTAGATATATCCAAAGATGGGGGATCCAAGCCAAATCTGTATGTCAAGCTTAACATATCACCTGTTCTTATCCACATGGGTGAACCACGCATCATTTCTGACCAAATGCCTAACTTCAACAATGGAGGATGTATTTCTTCAGGAGAGGTGGCATTTGGTAATATGGACAGGTCTTCTGCTGCTTTTTTCTGCGaagagctctctctctcttgtgaATTTAATCATGATAG AGAAGTAGGTGTAATAATCCAGAATGTGGACATTAACAGTGGAGAGGTCACTGTTAATCTCAATGAGGAACTGctttcaagaaaaaagagttCATCCGATGCCTTTGCTCATACGGATAAAGAGTTGGTTGCTGATTCTTCAGTCTCTAAAAATCAACAGaacaaacaatcaaaacttGTAGCAATTACAAAGTATGCTTCCATGTTTCCAGAAAAG GTTTTCTTCACTTTACCGAAACTGGATGTTAGGTTTGTGCatcaagaacatgatcttgttGTTGAGAATAATATAATGGGCATTCAATTAAGGAGCATCAAATCACGATCCGCTGAAGATGTGGGAGAGAGTACACTAATTGAAGTTCAAATGGATTTCAGTGAGATTCAT CTTCTTAGAGAAGCTGGCACTTCTGTCTTGGAGATATTGAAAGTCGACGTGGTCTCATCTGTCTACATTCCTATACAG CCAATCTCACCAGTTAGAGCAGAAGTTGATGTTAAGCTCGGAGGTACACAGTGCAACATCATAATGAGCAGATTAAAGCCGTGGCTGCGCCTCCACCactcaaagaagaaaaaaatggtgcTTCGAGAGGAAACATCTACTCCAGTTAGGTCTCCGACCACTGAATCCAAAGTCATCATGTGGACATGTACTGTCTCTGCTCCTGAGATGACTATTGTGCTTTATAGTATCAATGGTTTGCCTCTGTATCAA GGCTGCTCCCAATCATCACATGTGTTTGCAAATAACATATCAAGCATGGGAACTGCAGTGCATATGGAACTTGGTGAATTAAACTTGCACATGGCAGATGAATATCAAGAATGCTTGAAGGAAAGCCCATTTGGTATGGAATCAAATTCAGGTGCCTTAATGCACATAGCAAAGGTTAGTTTGGATTGGGGCAAGAAAGACATTGAATCATCGGAAGAAGATGGTTCTAGATGTAAATTGGTCCTTAATGTTGATGTCACTGGAATGggtatttatttgaattttaagcGTGTAGAATCACTTATAACAACTGGCATTTCCTTTCAAGCTCTCTTGAAAAGTCTTTCAGCTTCTGGTAAAAGAACAGCACAGAGCCGAGGTGGTCGGTCATCTAAACCATCAGGGAAAGGGACTCGATTCTTGAAATTCAATCTGGAACGCTGTTCTGTAAACTTTTGTGGTGACACAAGCTTGGAAAACACAGTTGTTCTGGATCCCAAGCGTGTCAATTATGGATCACAGGGTGGTCAGGTAATAATCAGTGTTTTGGATGATGGCACTCCTCGTACTGCAAGTATAATGTCCAGTGTTTCTGATGAGTGCAAGAAGTTGAAGTATTCTGTTTCTCTTGATATTTTCCATTTTACTCTGTGTATGAATAAGGAGAAACAGTCCACAGAGATGGAACTTGAAAGAGCAAGGTCTATGTATCAGGAATATTTGGAGGAACGCAGTCTTGATACAAAGGTTACAGTGTTTGACATGCAGAATGCAAAATTTGTACAGCGTTCTGGTGGTCTTAAAGGAATTGCCATCTGCTCTCTCTTCAGTGCTACTGATATTAAAGTCAGGTGGGAGCCTGATGTACATCTGTCATTAATTGAACTAGTTCTGCAATTGAGGTTGCTTGTACACCATCAGAAGCTCCAGGTTTATGGTAATGAATCCAAGGAAGATGCCTCTAACATGAAAGACACTGATCAGAAAAAAGAAGCCCCTTCAGCACCAGAACATTTAGATAAGCATAAGAAAAGGGAATCCATTTTTGCTGTTGATGTGGAAATGCTCACCATATCTGGTGAGGTTGGAGATGGGGTTGAAGCAGTGGTTCAGGTTCAGTCAATTTTCTCTGAGAATGCCTGTATAGGATTGCTTCTTGAAGGGCTTCTTCTCAGTTTCAATGGGTCTAGAGTGTTGAAAAGCAGCAGAATGCAAATTTCCCGTATCCCTAGCACTCCCAGTAGCTTGTCTGATGCAAAAATACCAGCCTCCGTGACATGGGATTGGGTGATTCAAGGGCTTGATGTTCATATCTGCCTGCCATACAGGTTGCAGTTGCGCGCCATTGATGATTCCATTGAGGATATGTGGCGGGGTTTGAAGCTTATAACTGCTGCTAAAACTGCACTGATATTTCCCATGAAGAAAGAAACCTCAAAGCCCAAAAGGTCCAGTTCAGCAAAATTTGGAAGTGTAAAATTTTTTATACGCAAGCTAACAGCTGATATTGAGGAAGAACCAATGCAGGGTTGGCTTGATGAACACTATCAGCTGATGAAGAACGAGGCTTCTGAGCTTGCTGTCAGGTTGAAAttctttgatgaatttatttccAAAGCGAGCCATTGTCCTAAAGTTGCTGAAACAGTTGATTCTAGTCAAGAAAGAAAGGTTATGTATAATGGAGTTGAGATTGATCTGCAAAACCCATCAAATATTCAGGAATTGCGAGAAGGTATATATAAACAGTCATTTAGATCGTATTACAATGCCTGTCAAAAGCTAGTAACATCAGAAGGTTCGGGTGCCTGTGTGGAAGGATTTCAGACTGGTTTCAAGCCCAGCACTGCTAGAATATCTCTTCTTTCTATTTCTGCTACAGAGTTAGAAGTAAGTTTAACAAGAATTGATGGTGGAGATGCTGGGATGATAGAGGTTCTGAAGAAACTTGATCCTGTTTGTTGCGAGAATGACATACCATTTTCTCGACTTTATGGGAGTAATATTTTCTTGCGTACAGGGAATCTGGCTGTTCAGTTAAGAAATTACACATTTCCTCTTTTTGCTGCTACTTCTGGTAAATGTGAAGGTTGCGTTGTGCTAGCTCAGCAG GCAACAAGTTTTCAGCCCCAAATTTACCAAGATGTCTTTATTGGGAGATGGAGAAAGGTGCGCATGCTTCGTTCCGCTAGTGGCACGACTCCTCCAGTTAAATCGTACTTTGATTTACCTTTACATTTTCAAAAAGGAGAAGTGTCTTTTGGAGTGGGTTATGAACCATCTTTTGCTGATGTGAGCTATGCTTTTATGGTGGCTCTTCGTAGAGCTAATCTAAGTGTTAGGAATTCTGATGCTCCACAAgttcaaccaccaaaaaagGAGCGTAGCTTACCATGGTGGGATGATATGAGAAACTATATTCACGGAAATATCACTTTATTCTTCTCTGAAACTAGATGGCACGTTCTTGCAACAACTGATCCTTATGAAAAGCTTGACCAACTTCAGTTTGTATCTGGTTTGATGAAGATCCAGCAATCAGATGGTCGTGTTTATGTGTCTGCACaggattttaagattttaattagcAGTTTGGAGAAACTGGCAAGCGGCTGTGGCTTAAAACTCCCTTCTGGTGCATCTGGTGCCTTACTTGAAGCCCCGGTCTTTACTCTTGAAGTCACAATGGATTGGGAATGTGATTCTGGAACTCCACTGAATCATTACTTGTACGCACTTCCAATTGAAGGGAAGCCTCGAGAAAAAGTTTTTGATCCATTCAGGTCTACATCTCTGTCCCTCCGATGGAACTTCTCTTTTAGGCCCTCCCCTCCCTCGTGTGAGAGTCAATTGCCTTCTTCCTCTTCAGTAGATAGCAAAGTTGTAAATGGAACTGTCTATGATCTACCTTACAAGCCAGAAAATGTTTCAACAGTTTCCCCAACTTTGAATATTGGTGCACATGATTTAGCGTGGCTGATTAAGTTCTGGAACATGAATTATCTCCCTCCACACAAATTACGTTCCTTCTCCCGATGGCCTCGCTTTGGAATTGCAAGAGCTATCAGATCAGGCAATTTATCATTAGACAAGGTGATGACAGAATTTTTTCTCCGCATTGATGCTACACCTACTTGTATAAAACACATGCCTTTAGATGTTGATGATCCGGCAAAAGGACTTACATTTAACATGACGAAGATGAAATATGAACTCTGTTATAGCCGGGGTAAGCAGATGTTCACTTTTGAATGCAAGCGTGATCCTCTTGATCTTGTTTACCAAGGTCTCGACCTTTACATGCCCAAGGCTATCTTAGATAAAGTGGACTCTAACAGTGTGCCAAAAGCAGTTCAAATGACCAGGAATAATTCTCAATCCTCAGCTGTTAATAGAATTCCCAGTGAGAAACGCAATAATATGGGTGGTTGCACTGAGAAGCACCGTGATGATGGATTTCTTTTGTCGTGTGATTATTTTACAATCAGAAGGCAGTCGCGAAAGGCTGATGCTGACAGGTTATCAGCATGGCAAGAGGCTGGGAGAAGAAACCTTGAGATGACATACGTGAGGTCTGAGTTTGAAAATGGGAGTGAGAGTGATGATCACACAAGATCTGATCCAAGTGATGATGATGGATACAATGTAGTAATAGCTGACAACTGCCAGCAAGTTTTTGTTTATGGCCTCAAGCTTTTATGGACTATTGAGAATAGGGATGCTGTTTGGTCCTGGGTTGGCGGAATATCCAAAGCATTTGAACCCCCTAAGCCTTCTCCTTCTCGACAGAATGCGAGGAAATTGCATGAAGAGAACCAGTTAGATCCCAAATCTGAGGTGCTTCAAGATGATATCTCCAATCTCCCTTCTATCAGTCATAAAGTAGATACCCCTTCTCATCATGTGGAGACCTCAGGAACTCTTTCATCTCCATCACATTCAGCTAAAGTAAAGAATTCGTCATTTCCTTCAATTG TGACAAATGGAAGTATTGATGATTCTGAGGAAGAAGGGACTCGTCATTTCATGGTGAATGTTATGGAGCCACAATTCAATCTTCATTCAGAAGAAGCCAAT GGTAGATTCTTGCTTGCTGCCGTTTCTGGTCGTGTTTTAGCTCGATCATTTAATTCTATTCTTCATGTTGGATATGAGATTATTGAACAAGGAATGGTCAATGGAAATGTACAACAAATTCCTGAACATGTACCTGAAATGACATGGAAGCGCATGGAGTTCTCTGTAATGTTGGAGCATGTACAGGCTCATGTTGCACCAACTGATGTTGATCCAGGGGCTGGATTGCAGTGGCTTCCAAAAATTCTTAGAAGCTCTCCAAAAGTAAAGCGTACTGGTGCTCTACTTGAAAGAGTGTTTATGCCTTGTGATATGTACTTTCGGTACACAAGACACAAAGGCGGTACTCCAGACTTGAAG GTCAAGCCTCTAAAAGAGCTTACATTCAATTCTCATAATATAATGGCAACAATGACATCCCGGCAGTTTCAGGTTATGCTGGATGTGTTGACTAATCTTCTCTTTGCACGGCTCCCCAA GCCTAGAAAAAGCAGCCTGTCATATCCTGCTGAAGATGATGGAGATGTTGAAGAGGAGGCAGATGAGGTGGTTCCTGATGGTGTTGAAGAGGTAGAACTTGCGAAAATCAACCTTGAACAGAAAGAGCGGGAGCATAAGTTGATTCTTAATGACATCAGGAAATTGTCTCTATTTAGCGATACTTCTGGAGACCCGCTTTCAAGAAAGGAAGCTGACTTGTGGATGGTCACTGGTGGAAGATACTCTCTG GTGCAAGGACTAAAGAGAGAGCTTGTAAGTGCAAAGAAGTCTAGGAAGGAGGCATCTGTATCTCTAAGGATGGCTCTGCAGAAAGCTGCTCAGTTACGACTGATGGAgaaggagaaaaacaaaagtccATCCTATGCCATGCgtatatctttgaaaattaataaagttgttTGGAGCATGCTTGTAGATGGTAAAACTTTTGCAGAGGCTGAGATAAATGACATG ataTTTGATTTTGACCGGGATTACAAGGATGTTGGGGTTGCTTTGTTTACAACAAAGTATTTTGTCGTGAGAAACTGCTTGTCTAATGCCAAGTGTGATATGGTGTTGTCACCATGGAATGCTCCAACAGATTGGGGAAA AGAAGTCATGCTACGTGTAGATGCAAAGCAAGGGGCTCCAAGGGATGGAAATTCGCGTATTGAACTTTTCCAG GTAAAGATTTTTCCCCTTAAGATTTATTTGACAGAGACAATGTACAAAATGATGTGGGAATATTTCTTCCCTGAAGAAGAACAAGATTCACAACGGCGGCAG GAAGTTTGGAAGGTTTCAACAACTGCTGGTGCAAAACGTGTTAAGAAAGGCCCATCGAGCCACGAAGCTTCTTCTTCATGCAGTCATACAACAAAAGAGTCTGATGTCCCATCCAAAGTGATTGGCAGTTCAGCCCCTGAGTTAAGGAGAACATCTTCTTTTGATAGAACATGGGAGGAGACGGTTGCAGAGTCTGTTGCTACTGAACTTGTCTTGCAGGCCCACTCATCTGGCATATCTTCCTCAAAAAGTGAGCCATTTGATTCTATTGAGCAACCAGATGAATCATCTAGAAGCAAGTCAAAAGAGTCCAAGCCTGTGAAGTCTGGTCGGTCATCTCATGAGGAGAAAAAGGttggaaaaacaaatgaagagaAAAGATCTCGACCTCGAAAAGTAATGGAATTTAACAACATTAAGATAAGCCAG GTTGAGCTGCAGCTTACTTATGAAAGCTCAAGATTTAATCTGCATGAACTTAAGCTGCTGATGGATACATTTCACCGTGTCGAGTTTACTGGGACTTGGAGAAGACTGTTCTCCAGAGTTAAGAAGCATGTTGTCTGGGGAACCTTGAAGTCTGTTACAGGAATGCAG GGTAAAAAGTTCAAAGACAAAGCACACGGTCAACGGGATCCTAATGTAGCCAGCGTTCCTGATAGCGACCTTAATTTTAGTGACAATGATGATGGTCTGGCAGTGCAATCTGATCAATATCCAAACTGGCTCAAGCGTCCAACTGATGGAGCAGGTGATGGGTTTGTGACTTCCATAAGGGGTCTTTTCAATACCCAGCGTCGCAAGGCCAAAGCATTTGTACTGCGAACAATGAGAGGTGAAGCAGAGAATGACTTTCATGGAGAGTGGAGTGAAAGTGATGCTGAGTTCTCTCCCTTTGCTCGGCAACTTACCATAACAAAAGCTAAGAGGCTTATTAAGCGGCACACGAAGAAATTCCGATCGAGAGGACAGAAAG CATCATCATCGCAACAAAGAGAATCACTTCCATCATCTCCAAGGGAATCCACTCCATTTGAAAGTGATTCATATAGCGATTCTTCACCATACGAGGATTTTCATGAGTAA